From one Eptesicus fuscus isolate TK198812 chromosome 21, DD_ASM_mEF_20220401, whole genome shotgun sequence genomic stretch:
- the CALB2 gene encoding calretinin, translating into MAGPQQQPPYLHLAELTASQFLEIWKHFDADGNGYIEGKELENFFQELEKTRKVSGMTSKSDSLGEKMKAFMQKYDKNSDGKIEMAELAQILPTEENFLLCFRQHVGSSAEFMEAWRKYDTDRSGYIEANELKGFLSDLLKKANRPYDEPKLQEYTQTILRMFDLNGDGKLGLSEMSRLLPVQENFLLKFQGMKLTSEEFNAIFTFYDKDGSGYIDENELDALLKDLYEKNKKEMNIQELTNYRKSVMSLAEAGKLYRKDLEIVLCSETPL; encoded by the exons ATGGCTGGCCCGCAGCAGCAGCCCCCTTACCTGCACCTGGCCGAGCTGACGGCGTCCCAGTTCCTGGAGATCTGGAAGCACTTTGACGCAGACG GAAATGGGTATATTGAAGGTAAAGAACTAGAAAACTTCTTCCAAGAGCTGGAGAAGACAAGAAAAGTCTCTGGCATG ACGTCCAAGAGTGACAGCCTGGGGGAGAAGATGAAGGCGTTCATGCAGAAGTATGACAAGAACTCGGATGGGAAAATCGAGATGGCAGAG CTGGCGCAGATCCTGCCCACCGAGGAGAACTTCCTGCTGTGCTTCAGGCAGCACGTGGGCTCCAGCGCGGAGTTCATGGAG GCTTGGCGGAAGTACGACACAGACCGAAGTGGCTACATTGAAGCCAATGAGCTCAAG GGATTCCTGTCTGACCTGCTGAAGAAGGCCAACCGGCCGTATGATGAACCCAAGCTCCAGGAGTACACCCAAACCATA CTACGGATGTTTGACCTGAATGGCGATGGCAAACTGGGCCTCTCGGAGATGTCCCG ACTCTTGCCTGTACAGGAAAACTTCCTGCTTAAATTTCAG GGCATGAAGCTGACCTCAGAGGAGTTCAACGCCATCTTCACCTTTTACGACAAG GACGGCAGCGGCTACATTGACGAGAACGAGCTGGACGCCCTTCTGAAGGACCTGTACGAGAAAAACAAGAAG GAAATGAACATCCAGGAGCTCACCAACTACAGAAAGAGCGTCATGTCCTTGGCCGAGGCGGGGAAGCTCTACCGCAAGGACCTGGAGATTGTCCTCTGCAGCGAGACCCCCCTGTAA